AATGTATTATAACAAAAGTCCGGAACTAGACCTAAAGAAAATTTCTTCAGAAAAATTGTTTAATGATTTTATGAATTATTTATCCGAACAAAAATTCAAATATACTTCTCAGCAAGCAGACTTAATAAGTAATCTTAAAAAGTTAGCCATGCAGGATAACTACCCCTCAGAAATTATTGAACAAATAAATTCCCTTCAGAATTTAATTCAGCAGTATGATAATAACGAATTAAAAAATTACAAGAATGATATAATTGCAGAATGTAAAGAAGAACTTGCAGGAAGAATAAACGGACGAATTGGCAGAATAATAGAGTCTCTTAATTACGATAAACAATTTGATGCAGCATTATCACTATTAAAAAATGAACAGAGGTATAATACTCTGCTTTCGGTAAAGTAATATAATTAGCTTGAATTTGGCAAGCGAAAAATTTCCTTCAAAAACTTTATTTAAGCATTGTCGCCAAATAAGTTTTTATAGCCCTACCCCTATTGTGATCTCGTTTTTATGCGGTTATCTTTTATGTGGCTCTTTCTTAATTGTGAAAAAACATATCTGTCCAATATATTTTTTATTTTGTCCCTAAATGGACTTAATCTATTTCTTTGTTCTTTATCCTAAAAATATTTTGTCCTGACGAGACAATAAAGCTTTGATTATTATGCATAAACCAATGTTATCCCTTTAGGAATTATATAGTTATAGAATAAATAAATATCAAACTGAAGTTAAAAGTCCCGTATGGACGAGATAGGGATTGATTTACAAGACAAGTAGAATAGTCCAAAATCATGAAGTTTTCAAAATTTATTTGGTAATTCATCCCTTCGGGATTTGATTTCAAAATTATTTTGGACAGCACTGGAAAAAAAGTAAAAGTAAAAGTTGTTCATAGATAAGTCGAGTTTTTTTTTTATTTTTTACAAACAATTTTTTCCAATCTTTATGTTAAAATAACGATGCCACTTAAAAAGAAAGTAAAGTATATTTTTATAACTGGAGGTGTTGTATCTTCTTTAGGTAAAGGGATTACAGCTTCTTCAATTGGTCTTTTGCTTAAATTACGTGGTTATAGTGTTACTATCCAAAAGTTTGACCCTTATATAAATGTAGACCCTGGAACAATGAACCCATTTCAGCATGGAGAAGTTTATGTAACGGATGACGGAGCTGAAACTGATTTAGACCTTGGTCACTACGAAAGATTTTTAGATGTTGATATGTCTAAGGCAAATAATACAACAACTGGCCAGATATACAATGAAGTGATTACAAAGGAAAGGAGGGGCGATTACTTAGGAGCTACTGTCCAGGTCATTCCTCATATTACAGACGAAATTAAAAATAGAATGAAGTTCTTGGGTGAAACTGGAAAATATGATATTATAATTACTGAGATTGGCGGTACAGTAGGTGATATTGAAAGTTTGCCATTTATTGAAGCAATGAGACAAATTATGCTTGAAATTGGGAGAAAAAATGCAATAAGTATTCATGTTACTTTAGTCCCATTTATAGCTTCTGCTGGAGAAGTTAAAACAAAACCTACACAACATAGTGTGAAAAATTTATTGGAGTTGGGTATTCAACCTAATATTTTAGTTTGCAGGTCAGAAAAAGAGCTATCACAGGAACTTAGAGATAAAATTGCACTATTTTGTAATGTACGCTCTGAAGCTGTTATATCTGCTTATGACTGTTCGACTATTTATGAAGTGCCTTTGGTTCTATATCAGCAAAATCTAGATAGATTAATTTTAGATAAACTGAAATTACCTGATATTACAATTCATCTCGAACAATGGCAAAGCTTTGTAGAGAAAATTAAAAATCCAACAGGGAAAGTAAGAATAGCGGTTTGCGGTAAGTATATTGAAAATAAGGACGCTTACAAGAGTATTTCTGAAGCATTTGTTCATGCCGGAGGCGAAAATGATGTAAAAGTTGAACCGGTTTTTATCAGCTCTGAAGAAGTTGAAGAAAAAGGGGCAGAAAAATTGTTGAGTGATTTTGATGGTTTATTAATTCCAGGTGGTTTTGGTGAAAGAGGTATAGAAGGGAAAATTCAAGCAATAAAATATGCTAGGGAAAATAATATTCCTTTTTTGGGCATTTGCTTAGGCTTGCAATGTGCTGTAATTGAATTTGCACGAAATGTTTGCGGACTAAAAAAAGCTAACAGTGCAGAATTTGCTAAAGGGAAGTTTAATGTAATTCATATTATGCCAGAACAACTAAAGGTGAAGAATAAAGGCGCAACGATGCGTTTGGGGGCTTATCCTTGTTTAATTAAGAAAAAAACCAAAGCATTCGAAGCATATAAGAAAACAAAAATCTCTGAAAGACATCGTCACCGTTATGAGGTAAATAATAAGTTTCGCGACTTATTAGAAAAAAATGGTATGGTAATAAGTGGTCTTTCGCCTGATGAAAAATTAGTTGAAATGATTGAACTGCCTAATCATCCGTGGTTTGTTGGCTGCCAATTTCATCCTGAATTAAAATCAAGAGCAACTAATGCTCATCCATTATTTAGAGAATTTGTAAAAGCTGCTAATGAATATTCACAGAGGAAAAATAAAAATTGAGGAAAACTTATATTTTCTTTACACTCTTTTGTCTCTCTATAACTTTTCTTAAGGCACAAAATCTAACAATTCAGAACTTAGCTAAAACTGGTTGGGATGCAGCATATAGTTTGAGATTTGCTGATGCTGAAAAATTTTTTAATAAGATTATTGAATACAACAAAGATTTACCTTATGGTTATTATAATATTGCCCGCTTGCATTTTTGGTTGTACTTAGGCTCAAATGACCCGGGAGAATATTTTATTTTTTTGAAATATTCAGAATTAGCAACGCAAAAAATAGAAAAGATGTTGGATAAGGATGATGATAATCCTAAATATAATTACATTTTGGGAAACATAGAACTTTTGCGTGCTATGGTTCATGCAATAAATAATAACGCCTTAGATGCTTTTTGGGAAGCTAAAAATGCAAAAAATAATTTTGATAAAACTCTTCAGTCTGATTCAACTTTTTATGATGCCTACATGGGATTAGGTCTACTTGATTATGCTTTAAGTTACGTACCAAGCATGTTCAAATGGGCTGTTAATTTAACAGGCTTATCTTCAAATAAAGAACGAGGACTTAAGTATTTATTGCTGTCGTATAAAAAAGGCAAGCTTGATAAAACAGAAAACGCTTTTCATTTAGCTAAAATTTATACTGATTACTTAGCCAATTACGATTCCGCCTCCATTTTCTTAAATATTCTTTTAACAAAGTATCCTAATAATGTTTTATTCCTTTATCAAAGTGCTTTAACTAATATTAAAGCAAGGAAGCTTGATAAAGCAGAGAGTTCATTGAACCAAATAATAAAAATTAACAATCCAAAAATCCCGATTATTAATTCTCTCGCCCTTTTTAGAAAAGGGGAAATTTATTTTAGGCGTAATAATTTCAAAATGGCCAAGGAAGAATACCAAAAATTTATTGATGTAACTAAAGAGATGGACTACGTCGGGATTGCAAACCTTAGAATTGCAGTTTGTAATGCAATGATAGATTCTACAATTAATAATGAAAAATATTTTGAAGGAGCTAAAAGCGGAAACCCTGATATTTTTGAAGATGCTTATGCTAAAATAAAAAGCGATAAATTTAAAAATAAGGGATTCTCTGAAGAGTATTTGTACTTAATTACTATGGAAAACAATTTATTCTCAGCTAAGTACAAGTTAGTTTACGATAGCCTTAAAGTACATTATCCTGTTTTAAAAGAAGAAGAAGAGCGTGCAAAAGCGTTAGCTTATATTTCAGAAGCGTGCATTAATTTGGGCAAATTTAACGAGGCAATCTCTTTTATTGCAAGAATTGATTCCTTGAATTATCATCAAGATAAGTGGATTAAACCTTACTCTTTATTCCTTTTGGCAAAGGCAAATTATTCCTTGAACAATAAAAAAAAGGCTGTGCTTTACTTGAATCAAGCTGAAAATAGTAATGAATTTGAATTTAAGGATAGTATTCAGGCTCTAATAAATAATTTGAAGAGGAAAATGAAATTAAGCTGATTGTGATAAGTCTGCTTTTTTAGATACACCATCTTTTATAATGTGAGAAATTAGTCCGTGTGATTTTTTATGTATATTGTATTCTTATGTGTTTAGTTAGATGATGAACTTTGATTCGCAGCTCGGTAGGTTAAAATTTTTCTTGCTGCTATCATAAAAAAGTAACGATAACTTAGAAAAGCATTGTTTTTATTGAAAATTTGACTCTATTTCAATAATTTTTATTGGGAAAATTGTTGATGCTTAATATTGCAGTTTTTGTTTCGGGAAGGGGTTCAAATCTTAAGTCACTTTATAATTCAGTTCCGAAAAATAAAGTAAAAATTGCAGCAGTCGTAAGCAATAAAACGACGTGCACAGCAGTAGAATTTGCTCAACAAAATAAAATCGATGTTTTTTTTGTTAGTGAAAAAATTAAAGAAGGTTTCGTTAGTTATAGACAGTTAGCAGACATTTTAGAGAAATTTAACGTTAAGCTAATTGTTTTAGCGGGTTTTTTGAAAAAAATTCCCGATGAGTTTATAGATAAGTTCGAAAATAAAATTATAAATATTCATCCGGCATTGCTCCCTTCTTTTGGGGGCAAAGGCATGTACGGTATAAATGTTCATAAAGCTGTTTGGGAATCTAAATCAAAAGTTTCTGGTGCTACTGTTCACTTTGTAGATAAAATTTATGACCACGGTAAAATTATATATCAAAAGCAAGTGGATATTTCAAATGTATCTGGGCCTGATGATATTGCTGCAAAAGTATTAAAAATTGAGCACGAAATTTTGCCTTACGTAGTTTTAAAATTTTCAGAAGGCAAAATAAAATTAATTGATGATAAAGTTATTATTGAATAATAAGGACGGACGGATTGAAAAAATATGCTTTGATTAGTGTCTCTGATAAAACAAAAATTATTGATTTGTCAAAGGCGCTGCTGAAAAATAATTATGAAATTTTAGCAACAGGCAAAACAGCACAGCTCCTCTTAGAAAATCAAGTAAAATGCACTGAAATTAGAGATTTTACCTCTTTCCCCGAAATTTTTTCTGGTAGAGTAAAAACACTTCATCCTAAAATATTCGGCGGAATTTTAATGCGGCGTGATAATTCGGAGGATTTAAAACAAGCCGACGAGAACAGTATTTTACCGATAGATATTGTGTGTGTTAACCTTTATCCCTTTCCCAAAATAGTAGAAAAAAATGATATCCCTTTAGAAGAGAAAATTGAAAATATTGATATAGGCGGACCTAGTTTAATTAGAGCAAGTGCAAAAAATTATAAGTTTGTTTCTGTGCTAACTAATCCTAATCAATACGACAGCTTTATCGAAGAGCTTTCTAATGGCCAAATTAGTGAACAAACTAGAAAAAAGTTAGCTGCAGAAGCTTTTTCATATACAGCTTTTTATGATACTCTAATAGCAAATTTTTTCGATAAAGAATTTAATCTTCCTTTTAGACAAATTAGATTGAATTACCCACTTGAGACTGAACTTCGTTACGGGGAAAATCCTCATCAAAAAGCTTATTTGTTCGGTAATTTTAATAATTACTATGAAATTTTACACGGTAAAGAGGTTTCGTATAATAATATTATTGATTTAATTGCTGCTGTTGAATTAGTTTACGATTTAGGTGGAACATCCTGTGCAATAATAAAACATACTAATCCATGTGGAGCAGCAACTTCAGATTCCACTTTTTTAGCATATCAAAATGCATTAAACTGCGACCCAACCTCAGCTTTCGGCGGAATTGTAGCTTTTAATTCCGAAGTTGATGAAACTACAGCATTAAAATTAAATGAAATCTTTTTAGAAATTGTATGTGCACCATCTTATTCAGATGCAGCTTTAGAAATTCTTAAGTCAAAAAAGAATAGAAGAATTGTGAAAATCATAAAGGAACCCGATAAATACGGTCTTATAATAAAAAATATTCCAGGGGGACTGATAGTCCAAGAAAAAGACAGTTCAAGAATTACAACAGAGAAAATGAACTTGGTTACCAAGAGAAGTCTCACTGATACTGAAATTAGAGATCTTATTTTTGCTTGGACAGTTTGTAAGCATACTAAATCTAATGCTATTATTTATGCAAAAGATAGGAAAACCTTAGGGGTTGGTGCTGGACAGATGTCGAGGATTGATTCTGCAAAAATTGCAGCAATGAAAGCGAAAGAATTTGGGCATGATTTAACTGGTGCAGTAGCTGCTTCGGATGCTTTTTTCCCTTTCCCTGATGGGGTGCTTGAAATTGCTGCTAATAAGATTGTAGCTATAATTCAGCCCGGCGGCTCAGTCAGAGATTCAGAGGTTATTAAAGCAGCTGAAGAAAATAATATTTCAATGGTATTAACTGGAATAAGAAATTTTAAACATTGATTTGCTGCTCTAAGTTAAAAACAGAGCAACAATGGAGGTTAAATGGGGATTTTTGATTTTTTCTCAACCGATGTTGCAATAGATCTGGGTACTGCTAATACTTTAATTTATATTAAAGGAAAAGGCATCGTTTTAAATGAGCCGTCAATAGTTGCTTTTGATAGAAATACCAAAAGAATAATTGAGCTTGGCAATAAAGCCAAGGAGATGCAAGGTAGAGAGCATAGAGAAATTAGAGTAACACGACCAATGCGCGACGGTGTGATTGCTGATTTTGAAATTGCAGAAGGAATGATAAGAGCGTTCATTAAAAAAGTAACGCCAAACACTTTTTCAAGTAAGCGAGTTGTCATTGCAGTACCAAGCGGAGTTACAGAAGTAGAAAAAAGAGCTGTAAGAGATGCAGCTGAACATGCTGGAGCCAAAGAAGTACATTTAATTGCAGAACCAATGGCAGCGGCTATTGGTGTTGGCTTGGATGTAGAAGCACCTATCGGTAATATGATTATTGATATCGGTGGCGGTACAACTGAAATAGCAGTTATTGCTTTGGCAGGAATAGTGAATGAAGAATCAATTCGAATTGCAGGCGATGAAATGAACAATGCTATTATGCAATTCTTCAAAAAAAATTATAACCTTCTTATTGGCGAACGTACAGCCGAATCAATTAAATGCGAAGTTGGTTCTGCTGTCCCTCTTAAAGAAGAAGTAACTATACAAGTCAAAGGTAGAGACCTTATTGGCGGCGTTCCTAAAACTTCAGAGGTTAGTTCAGTAGAGATTAGAGATGCTCTTAATGAAAATATTACTCAAATTGTTGAAGCAGTTAAGCAAACTCTTGAGAGAACCCCACCTGAACTTTCAGCTGATATTTTAGATAGAGGGGTCATTTTGTCGGGCGGTGGAGCTTTACTTAAAGGATTAGATGAAAGAATAAGAATGGAGACTAATTTACCAGTACATGTTGCCGATGACCCACTAACTGCTGTTGTAAGAGGTGCAGGGAAAGCATTAGAAAATTTGAATAAATATTCTAAAGTATTTATTCGAAAAAGAACTTATTAATGAAAAATTATTTTACTAAAGTACTTAAGGATTTTAAGGAATATATTACTTTTATTGTCCTTTCTATAATTAGCTTATATATTCTTACAAGCAACCAAAAACTACAAGTTAAGCACATTAAAACATTTGCAGTCGGCAATTTTGCTTTTATTAACTATTTGGTCACCTCAGTAAGAGATTTTTTAAAAAACGATGCGGAATTAGAAAAACTTAAAAAGGAAAATGCTGAGCTTATGCTCCAGGTAAATTTACTTAGGAAATATGGCCTAGAGAATAATGAATTGAGAAACATGCTTTCTTTTAAGGATTCTTCTAGTTTTAAACTTTTACCTGCTTCTGTTATATCAAAAATGGTTTCAAAAGTACAAGGGATTTATATTTTGAATAAAGGTTATTATGATGGGGTTCGTCTTGGTATGCCAGTAATTACCGATAAGGGTTTGGTGGGTATTGTTTCTGAAGTAAGTAATAATTTTTCGTCAATTAAAACATTAGAAAATAGTAATCTCAATATTGCTGTTACAATTCAGAAAAATAATGTGCAGGGTATAATGTCATGGAACGGTAACGAATTGGTAGTTAAAGATATCCCTACTACTTATAATGTTGAAGAAGGTGATAGAGTAGTAACATCCGAGTTTAGCACATTATTCCCACCGTCTATACCAATAGGAATAATTAGTAAAAAGCAATCAAATGTTTTAGGACTTTTGCATAATCTTACGGTAAAACCTTTTGTTGATGTTAAGTCAATAAATAATCTTTTTGTTTTAATGGTTCAGCCAAATAAGCAAATTATAGAATTAGAAGAAAATTTTCATAAGTAATGTATTCGAAATTCATAAAGCCAATACTATATGTTCTTTTTCTTATTATAGTTCAGTTTACTTTAGTTCCTCTAATTTCAATTGAGGGTGTTGTTCCTAATCTGCCTATAATTGCTGTAATTTATTATACGTTACTTTATGGTCAATTATATGGGACTTACTTTGGCTTTTTTTCTGGTTTAATTTTCGATATTGCTTCTGGAGGACTACTGGGTGCCGCAATGTTTACTTTTACTATTTCAGCTTTTTTATCGGGCTACTTCTGTAATGAGAATAAAATTGAGCAAAATACATCTACTTTTATGTTCTCTCTTATTGTTTTCATTGTCTCAATTATTAACTGTTTTATTTATTCGGCAATCTCTACTAAAGTTCAAGCAATTGGTTTCTTGTTTTTATTTTTGTATACTGGTTTGTTGCCTGGTATTTACACTTTAATATTTAGCTTCGCAGTTCCTTTGATAAAACCTAAAGGTAATTTATTGTGAACGATTCATTATTTGGGTCAGCTACAAGAAAAAATATTATCTACTTTGTTATTGTGGGTTTCTGTTTTATATTGATTTTGCAACTCTTTAGTATGCAGATATTAGAGCATCCGGAATATGCTGTAAAATCTGAAGAAAACAGTATTAAGCCGGTATATCAGACAGCACCACGCGGAGTCTTTTATGATAGGAATGGAAATATTTTGGTAGGTAATAAACCTAGTTTTACAATTAGAATTACACCGGCAGATTACAATAATAGATTAGATAAATACATCGAACCTGTAATAGGTGTTAATCCAGGCTTTATTTCTAAACTCTTGAAAGAAAATAGTAGCTATTCTAAATATATTCCTATCAAAATTAAAAAAGATGCAGATTTTAAGATTATAGCTTGGTATGAAGAAAATGCTTCAAATTTACCGGGTGTAGACTATGTAATTGAAACACAAAGAGATTATTCCTTTGGTGTAAGTGGCTCACATATGTTTGGTTATACTAAAGAAATTGGTATAGATTTGCTGCGACAAAAAAAGAAAGAATATGATATGGGGGATAACATAGGTTATAGCGGCTTAGAAAAGACCTATGAAAAATTTTTAAAGGGTATTAAAGGAATTAGATATATCATAGTAAATGCTCAGCAGAAAACTATAGGCAGTTACAACAACGGGATAAACGATAAAAGTGCAATTAAAGGTTATGATTTAATTTTGTCGATAGATAAAAATGCACAAGAGGTTGCTGAAAAAAGTTTTGAAGGGAAACGGGGTGCATTAGTAGCCTTAGACCCAAATAATGGTGAAATATTAGCTTTTGTTAGTTCGCCTCAATTTGACCTATCAGATTTTGCTACAGTAACTTCAACAGAAGTATGGAACCGATTAAATAACGACCCAGATAAACCTCTCTTCAATCGTGCTACTATGTCTATTTATTCACCAGGTTCTACATATAAACTCTTAGCAGCAACTGCAGCATTAGAAGAAGGTATTATAACTCCTGATTACAAAATTACTTGTCAAGGCGGTTTTCAATTCGGTGACAGATTCTTTAAATGCCTGCATGTTCACGGTACTGTAAATGTAATAACTGCAATTGAAAAATCGTGTAATACTTTTTTTTATCAGCTGATATTAAAAATAGGGTTAAAAAAATGGGCTGAATATTCCCATAAGTTTGGATTTGGAATGAAAACAGGGGTTGATATTCCTGAGGAATCAAAAGGACTTGTGCCGGATGAAGAATATTATGATAAAATTTTTGGTAAAGGCAGATTCCCTAAAGGAATTTTAGTAAGTCTCGGCATTGGTCAAGGTGAATTAAGTGTTACTCCTATTCAACTTGCTCAGTATGCTGCTATATTTGCTTCCTACGGAAAAACAGCTAAGCCACATTTTGTTAAGGGACTTATCAAAAGTGTTACTCATGAGTTTATTCCTATTACACCAGAGTATTTTGACGTTGGGGTTAGCAAGAAAACTTTTGACATAGTTCGAGAGGGAATGTATGATGTTGTTAATAGAGCTGGTACTGCCACTAACATAAGACTGCCGAATATTGAAATAGCCGGCAAAACTGGAACCGCACAGAATCCACACGGTAAAGAACATTCAATATTTATTGGATTTGCCCCTTTTAACAATCCAAAAATTGCAATTGCTGTTGTTGTTGAAAATGCTGGATATGGTAGCACTGCCGCTGCTCCAATAGCTAGAGATGTAATTAAAGCATATTTGGAAGGCAATTCTAAAAAAGTAAATGAAAATGAAACTTATCGACAACTATTATCTAATTTAATTATAAATAAAAACTAAATTGGGCCTGATACGTGAAAGTAAGTTATAAGCTACAAGATAAATTTGATTTGGTAATATTTATTCCTGTCATTTTCTTAGTTATTATTGGATTAATGGCAATTTTCAGCGCAACTTATAATCAATCGCTGGCCTCTGGCAATTTTCAAAAACAACTAATAGCAGCTGTGTTTTCTGTTCTTATTTTATTAATAGTTTACTTTTTACCACCAGTAAGTTTAAGAGAGCTTGCGCTGCCATCTTATTTGTTATCTATATTTTTTTTAATTGTAGTGCTTGTTTTGGGAAGAACTGTTTATGGCTCTAAAAGCTGGCTTAATTTTGGACCTTTAGGATTTCAGCCAAGTGAATTTGCTAAAGTTGGCGTTGTTCTGTTCATGTCTCACTGGCTTACAAATAAAAAGGACGATATAAATAATGTGAAAGATATTGGAGTAGCACTTTTAATTGGATTTTTACCAGTAGCTTTAATTTTGCTTGAACCCGATATGGGTACTGCAATAGTATTTGTAATAATAACTATTTCTATTTTGTTCTGGAGCGGTATCAGTCTATTTGCAATGTTTGTGGTTTTGTCACCTGCCATAGTAATTTTTGCGTCACTATTGGGGACATTTTTCTTTATTCTTTCTTTAGCGTTTGTCGTTATTTGCTTAGTTTTTTTTAAAAGGGATTTATTCAATAGCATTACCATTTTTGTTGCGAACTTAGCTTCCAGCTATTTTTTTAGTTATATATATAAAATCTTGAAGCCGCATCAACAAAAAAGAATTGAAACCTTCCTTAATCCAAATGCTGATCCATTAGGTTCTGGGTACAATGCAATCCAAGCGAAAGTAGCAATAGGCTCAGGTGGAATCTTTGGGAAAGGCTACCTCCAAGGTAATCAGACACAACTTAGATTTATTCCTGAGCAATGGACAGACTTTATATATTGCGTTATAGGAGAAGAATTTGGGTTTATTGGCAGTATTGTAATTATTATTCTCTTTCTTATTCTGTTTTTAAGATTGCTTAAACTTGCCTCCAATGCAAAAGACAAATATCATGCTTTAATAATTATTGGTGTCCTTTCTATAATTTTCAGTCACTTTGCCATTAATATTGGAATGAATGTTGGTGTTACACCCGTAATTGGGCTGCCATTGCCATTTCTTAGTTATGGAGGCAGTTCATTAATGGTAAATATGATTTTAATTGGCATAGTTCTTAATATCTATCGTAACCGTAAAATGTATACATGAGGAATATATGATTTTGTCCGATAAAAAAATTCTAGAAGAAATTAAATTAGGCAATATTGTAATAGAACCATTTAATATCGAAAACCTAGGCAGCAACAGTTACGATGTGCATCTTGGCAAATGGCTGGGTGTTTACGAAAATGAAATTCTTGATGCTAAGATTCACAATAAAATTAATTTGATAGAAATTCCTGCTGAAGGCTATATTTTATTACCTTCTAAGCTTTATTTAGGTGTTACAGAAGAGTATACAGAAACTCGAAATTACGTTCCGTTCCTTGAAGGTAAATCAAGTGTAGGTAGACTTGGAATAGATATTCATTCTACCGCTGGTAAAGGAGATGCTGGCTTTTGTAATACATGGACTTTAGAGATTAGTGTAAAGCAGCCAGTAAAAATTTATCCTAAAATGCCTATTGGTCAAATAATTTATTTTGCTATTGATGGAGAAATTGGAACACCTTACAACACAAAAAAATC
This genomic interval from Melioribacteraceae bacterium 4301-Me contains the following:
- the rodA gene encoding rod shape-determining protein RodA; this encodes MKVSYKLQDKFDLVIFIPVIFLVIIGLMAIFSATYNQSLASGNFQKQLIAAVFSVLILLIVYFLPPVSLRELALPSYLLSIFFLIVVLVLGRTVYGSKSWLNFGPLGFQPSEFAKVGVVLFMSHWLTNKKDDINNVKDIGVALLIGFLPVALILLEPDMGTAIVFVIITISILFWSGISLFAMFVVLSPAIVIFASLLGTFFFILSLAFVVICLVFFKRDLFNSITIFVANLASSYFFSYIYKILKPHQQKRIETFLNPNADPLGSGYNAIQAKVAIGSGGIFGKGYLQGNQTQLRFIPEQWTDFIYCVIGEEFGFIGSIVIIILFLILFLRLLKLASNAKDKYHALIIIGVLSIIFSHFAINIGMNVGVTPVIGLPLPFLSYGGSSLMVNMILIGIVLNIYRNRKMYT
- the dcd gene encoding dCTP deaminase, encoding MILSDKKILEEIKLGNIVIEPFNIENLGSNSYDVHLGKWLGVYENEILDAKIHNKINLIEIPAEGYILLPSKLYLGVTEEYTETRNYVPFLEGKSSVGRLGIDIHSTAGKGDAGFCNTWTLEISVKQPVKIYPKMPIGQIIYFAIDGEIGTPYNTKKSAKYNKRTQYPIESMMFKNFEGK